The following proteins are co-located in the Halarcobacter sp. genome:
- a CDS encoding DUF485 domain-containing protein: protein MKDELVDRIENNPKYKELVAKKSSFSIKLGIFVLVMFYAYILTIAFNKEILATKIGDGLTTIAFPIALAILVISFITTVIYVRRANGEFDDLTNDIKEDVKEML from the coding sequence ATGAAGGACGAACTAGTTGATAGGATTGAGAACAATCCTAAATATAAGGAGTTGGTTGCAAAAAAGTCTAGCTTTAGTATTAAGTTAGGAATTTTTGTATTAGTAATGTTTTATGCATATATTTTAACTATAGCATTTAACAAAGAAATATTAGCAACAAAAATAGGTGATGGTTTAACAACAATAGCATTTCCAATTGCCCTTGCAATCTTAGTAATTAGTTTTATTACTACAGTTATTTATGTAAGAAGAGCAAATGGTGAATTTGATGATTTAACAAACGATATAAAAGAAGATGTAAAGGAAATGTTATAA
- a CDS encoding cation acetate symporter, which translates to MFKILALISLVSLSLFAAGDATFEATKRELNIPAIIMFFIFIVGTLGITYWAAKRTKSASDFYTAGGGITGFQNGLAIAGDYMSAAAFLGVSGLIYLKGYDGVIYAVSFLVGWPIILFFMAEKLRNLGKFTFADIAAYRLGQKEIRTLAAFGSLSVVILYLIAQMVGAGKLIQVLFGMEYEFAVILVGVMMVIYVTFGGMLATTWVQIIKACLLLSGVSFMAIMIMYHFGFNFEALAVKATESHASGESILSPGGFISDPISAISLGMALMLGTAGLPHVLMRFFTVGNAKEARKSVVYATGFVGYFWVIITIVGFGAIAFLNSADGAQYFTDGKLFGGNNMASIHLSHMLGGNAFLGFISAVAFATILAVVSGLTLAGASAISHDIYANVINPSASDEQVVKISKITVIVVGIVGVILGIAFEQQNIAYMVGLAFGIAASANFPILFLSIYWRGLTTRGAFIGGFIGLITAVTLVIVGPIVWVQILGNAEALFPYKHPALFSVTVAFISIWFFSKTDSSERGRSEKELFRAQNVRANTGIGAAGAVDH; encoded by the coding sequence ATGTTTAAAATTTTAGCACTAATCTCACTAGTATCGCTAAGCTTATTTGCTGCTGGTGATGCAACTTTTGAAGCTACAAAAAGAGAATTAAATATTCCTGCAATTATAATGTTCTTTATTTTTATTGTTGGTACATTAGGTATTACATATTGGGCAGCAAAAAGAACAAAGTCTGCAAGTGACTTCTACACAGCGGGTGGAGGAATTACAGGTTTCCAAAATGGACTTGCAATTGCAGGTGACTATATGTCTGCAGCAGCATTTTTAGGTGTATCTGGGCTTATTTATCTAAAGGGATATGATGGAGTTATCTATGCAGTTTCATTTTTAGTTGGGTGGCCAATTATTCTATTCTTTATGGCAGAAAAATTAAGAAACCTTGGTAAATTTACATTTGCAGATATTGCAGCATATAGATTAGGTCAAAAAGAGATTAGAACTCTTGCTGCATTTGGTTCATTATCAGTTGTAATTTTATATCTAATTGCACAAATGGTTGGGGCTGGTAAACTTATTCAAGTTTTATTTGGTATGGAATATGAGTTTGCTGTTATCCTTGTAGGTGTTATGATGGTTATCTATGTAACATTTGGTGGAATGTTAGCAACAACTTGGGTTCAAATTATCAAAGCTTGTTTACTACTATCTGGTGTTTCTTTCATGGCTATTATGATTATGTATCATTTTGGATTTAATTTTGAAGCTTTAGCTGTTAAAGCAACTGAAAGCCACGCATCTGGAGAATCTATATTAAGTCCTGGAGGATTTATTTCAGATCCAATCTCAGCAATATCTTTAGGGATGGCCTTAATGCTAGGAACTGCAGGTTTACCCCATGTACTTATGAGATTCTTTACAGTTGGAAATGCAAAAGAAGCTAGAAAATCTGTTGTTTATGCTACTGGTTTTGTAGGATACTTCTGGGTTATTATTACAATTGTAGGTTTTGGAGCAATTGCATTTTTAAATTCTGCTGATGGAGCACAATACTTTACAGATGGAAAACTATTTGGTGGAAATAATATGGCATCAATTCACCTTTCACACATGCTTGGTGGTAATGCATTCTTAGGATTTATTTCAGCTGTTGCATTTGCTACAATCTTGGCTGTTGTATCTGGTCTTACACTTGCTGGTGCAAGTGCTATTTCACATGATATTTACGCAAATGTAATTAATCCAAGTGCAAGTGATGAACAAGTTGTTAAAATTTCTAAAATCACTGTAATTGTTGTAGGTATTGTTGGAGTTATCTTAGGAATTGCATTTGAGCAACAAAATATTGCTTATATGGTTGGGCTTGCATTTGGTATTGCAGCATCTGCAAACTTCCCTATCCTTTTCTTATCTATTTATTGGAGAGGGTTAACTACAAGAGGTGCATTTATTGGTGGATTTATTGGTTTAATTACAGCCGTAACATTAGTTATTGTTGGACCAATTGTTTGGGTTCAAATTTTAGGAAATGCTGAAGCTTTATTCCCATATAAACACCCTGCTTTATTCTCTGTTACTGTTGCATTTATTTCTATTTGGTTCTTCTCAAAAACAGATTCTTCAGAAAGAGGAAGATCTGAAAAAGAATTATTTAGAGCACAAAATGTTAGAGCAAATACAGGAATTGGAGCAGCGGGAGCTGTTGATCATTAA